A part of Candidatus Nezhaarchaeota archaeon genomic DNA contains:
- the ppcA gene encoding phosphoenolpyruvate carboxylase: MKKVQVPIAMATQHPDSASKSFSSQEEVDEALRDFSPANMEGFECDEKMVDFEGKLTAYGQMRWIIEKVTSTLNLVPDEDFLITPRIPSEKLEEADRQVMVVWAAIAANKFSYELTARQAIRYLVAPMVESSKELLISLRRINKLLKFGQEELGLPSTCTMTLIPLFEDVVKLLHCHEIVDGYRRLMLKELGEYEDHFRIFLGKSDAAMTYGHVASLLAIKIALSRLEKWRREVHVEVCPIIGVGLLPFRGHLAPWNIENFVEEYKGFYTVTIQSGLRYDISHEQCIGVVRRIKREARRVPEVYDEEVERELIDVIREFARSYFDVIVDMSTMICLVSDVIPERRDRVSRESYHRSLNAPLRLIGDKELYERLPSGEVKLPRAIKFTAACYMLGVPPAIIGVGRALRKLELRKGENFVEELIKKYIKGLKYDLAHEFKFLDLEVARKRLDPGVFSRIMEDVDEVSRMFNLSKEDVDEKGSQHSMYVRMFWDKIGKPEASEYALKAGIIRGSLG, encoded by the coding sequence ATGAAGAAAGTGCAAGTGCCAATAGCTATGGCAACTCAACATCCAGATTCAGCATCTAAATCATTCTCCTCTCAAGAGGAGGTTGACGAGGCACTCCGCGATTTTTCGCCAGCTAACATGGAAGGGTTTGAGTGCGATGAAAAGATGGTGGACTTTGAGGGTAAGCTTACAGCTTATGGGCAAATGAGGTGGATTATAGAGAAGGTAACGTCGACGCTCAATCTTGTCCCCGACGAGGACTTCCTCATTACACCTAGGATACCATCAGAGAAGCTTGAAGAAGCGGATAGACAGGTCATGGTTGTTTGGGCCGCTATAGCTGCTAATAAGTTCTCGTATGAACTAACTGCAAGGCAGGCAATCAGGTACTTGGTAGCACCTATGGTTGAGAGTTCAAAAGAGCTGCTGATCTCACTTAGGAGGATCAATAAGCTGTTAAAGTTTGGACAGGAGGAGCTTGGACTACCATCAACATGCACGATGACTCTAATACCGCTCTTCGAAGACGTAGTTAAGCTTCTTCATTGCCATGAGATAGTCGATGGTTATAGGAGGTTAATGCTCAAAGAGCTTGGAGAATACGAGGATCATTTTAGGATTTTTTTAGGTAAGTCTGACGCGGCCATGACTTATGGCCATGTCGCTTCATTGCTTGCCATAAAAATAGCATTATCAAGGCTTGAAAAGTGGAGAAGAGAGGTACACGTAGAGGTTTGCCCGATAATAGGTGTAGGCCTTCTTCCATTTAGAGGGCACTTAGCTCCTTGGAACATAGAAAACTTTGTAGAAGAGTATAAGGGATTTTACACAGTTACTATCCAGAGTGGTTTGAGGTACGATATTTCACATGAACAATGCATCGGGGTTGTTAGAAGAATTAAGAGGGAGGCTAGGCGCGTACCTGAAGTTTATGATGAGGAGGTGGAGAGAGAGCTTATAGATGTAATAAGGGAATTTGCGCGAAGCTACTTTGACGTTATCGTAGACATGTCTACTATGATATGTCTAGTGTCAGATGTGATTCCTGAAAGAAGGGATAGAGTATCAAGGGAGAGTTATCATAGGTCGCTCAACGCCCCTCTCAGGTTGATAGGAGATAAGGAGTTATACGAGAGGTTGCCAAGCGGTGAAGTGAAGTTGCCGCGAGCGATAAAGTTCACGGCTGCCTGTTATATGCTTGGAGTACCTCCAGCGATAATTGGCGTTGGGAGAGCATTGAGGAAACTGGAGTTAAGGAAGGGAGAGAATTTCGTTGAAGAATTGATAAAGAAATACATTAAAGGATTAAAATATGACTTAGCACACGAATTTAAATTCTTAGATTTAGAGGTTGCTAGGAAGAGGCTTGATCCGGGCGTATTTTCCAGGATCATGGAGGACGTGGATGAAGTAAGCAGGATGTTCAACTTAAGTAAAGAGGACGTCGACGAGAAGGGGTCTCAGCATTCAATGTATGTAAGGATGTTCTGGGATAAGATAGGTAAGCCGGAAGCTTCTGAGTATGCATTGAAGGCTGGCATTATTAGGGGGTCGTTAGGTTAA
- a CDS encoding helix-turn-helix domain-containing protein, which yields MRRREVDLLEILGNETRRRILELLAKEPKYLLQMSRELNISQQAILKHINLLLRAGLIRVCEVKKGSLGPSRKYYELVKPISMTIDVFKGFTEVNVREISGELPDDIKKMLKTVEDAIVSRPGTVELILDEAKRLIREIDDRLREIREKERALLSAKCKVLDLIYRFMRGQVEELMD from the coding sequence ATGAGGCGTCGAGAAGTAGATTTGCTTGAGATATTAGGTAATGAGACACGTCGAAGAATCCTGGAACTTTTAGCTAAGGAGCCGAAGTACCTGTTGCAGATGTCAAGAGAGCTTAATATAAGTCAGCAAGCGATATTGAAGCACATTAATCTGTTGCTACGTGCTGGTTTAATAAGAGTTTGCGAGGTAAAGAAGGGATCTCTTGGACCATCGAGGAAGTATTATGAACTTGTTAAACCTATATCAATGACGATAGATGTTTTTAAGGGATTTACTGAAGTTAATGTTCGTGAAATTAGTGGCGAGTTGCCAGATGATATTAAGAAGATGCTAAAGACTGTCGAGGATGCTATTGTGAGTAGACCTGGTACAGTAGAGCTTATTCTTGATGAGGCGAAGAGGCTCATTCGAGAAATAGACGACAGGCTACGAGAAATCAGGGAGAAGGAGAGGGCTTTGCTTAGTGCTAAGTGTAAAGTACTTGACCTGATATATAGATTTATGAGGGGTCAGGTTGAAGAGTTAATGGATTGA
- a CDS encoding 50S ribosomal protein L30, whose translation MSKLYAVIRLRGCIGVPPDIEFTLRLLRLTRKNHCTIVEATPSIEGMLKKASGYITYGEISEEALATLLEKRAKLLGDKKLTLNHVKRLGFENFKDLARAIVEGKIKLKDVPGLKLVFRLHPPRKGFKGTIKKSFEQGGELGYRGSAINELITKMA comes from the coding sequence ATGAGCAAGCTGTATGCTGTTATTAGGTTAAGAGGTTGTATAGGTGTACCACCAGACATAGAGTTTACATTACGCCTACTTAGACTAACTAGGAAGAATCATTGTACAATAGTTGAAGCAACACCTTCGATAGAAGGGATGCTTAAGAAAGCATCAGGTTATATAACCTATGGCGAGATAAGCGAGGAGGCTCTAGCTACCTTACTTGAGAAGAGGGCTAAACTCTTAGGTGACAAGAAGCTAACACTTAATCACGTGAAAAGATTAGGCTTCGAGAACTTCAAGGACTTGGCAAGAGCTATAGTTGAAGGCAAGATAAAGCTCAAAGACGTGCCAGGCTTGAAACTGGTTTTCAGGTTACATCCACCAAGGAAGGGCTTTAAGGGCACCATAAAGAAGTCGTTTGAGCAAGGAGGAGAGCTAGGTTATCGGGGGTCAGCGATAAATGAGCTCATAACGAAGATGGCATAA
- the radA gene encoding DNA repair and recombination protein RadA, which translates to MTEKPKKPRELTDLPGVGPTIADRLASAGFSTIEALAAALPQEVASVTGLSLSASQRIISAAREALDLGFKTADELYEKRMRVARITTGSSNLDRLLGGGVETQIITEFYGEYGSGKTQICHQLCVNVQLPIEKGGLEASAIYVDCEGTFRPERIVSMSRALGLDPSKVLKNIIVAKAYNSEHQILIVEQAKDLISERNVGLLVVDSVTGLFRAEYPGRETLVMRQQKLNKHLHTISRIAYVYEIAAVVTNQVMARPDAVFGDPTTAVGGHVLYHVPGARVFLRKLKGGRRVAHLIDSPYLPESEAIFEITEDGIRDPKPYE; encoded by the coding sequence ATGACTGAAAAGCCTAAGAAGCCAAGAGAATTAACAGACCTTCCAGGAGTAGGCCCTACTATAGCTGATAGATTGGCCTCAGCTGGATTTAGCACCATAGAAGCTCTTGCCGCAGCCCTTCCTCAAGAAGTAGCATCAGTCACTGGTCTATCGTTATCCGCAAGTCAAAGAATCATTAGTGCAGCACGTGAAGCCCTAGATTTAGGGTTTAAAACAGCAGACGAACTATATGAAAAACGAATGAGAGTGGCTAGAATCACAACCGGAAGCAGCAACTTAGATAGACTACTTGGTGGTGGCGTTGAAACCCAAATAATAACTGAGTTTTACGGTGAATATGGATCTGGCAAGACACAGATATGCCATCAGCTCTGTGTGAACGTACAATTACCTATAGAGAAAGGAGGCCTAGAAGCTTCCGCGATATACGTTGACTGTGAGGGAACCTTTAGACCTGAGAGAATAGTATCAATGAGCCGGGCCCTGGGATTAGACCCTTCTAAAGTACTTAAAAACATAATCGTTGCCAAGGCATACAACTCAGAGCACCAAATCCTCATAGTCGAGCAGGCTAAAGATCTCATAAGCGAAAGGAACGTGGGGTTGCTGGTAGTTGATAGCGTAACCGGACTCTTTAGAGCTGAATATCCTGGTAGAGAGACTCTAGTCATGAGGCAACAAAAGCTAAACAAACATCTACATACCATATCTAGAATAGCATACGTTTATGAAATAGCGGCTGTAGTTACTAACCAAGTCATGGCGAGACCTGATGCAGTTTTTGGTGATCCTACGACTGCCGTTGGTGGTCATGTACTATACCACGTTCCAGGCGCTCGAGTATTTCTTCGTAAATTAAAGGGCGGTAGGAGGGTAGCCCATCTTATCGATTCTCCATACCTACCAGAGAGCGAAGCTATATTTGAAATAACTGAGGACGGCATCAGGGACCCAAAACCATACGAGTAA
- the gcvH gene encoding glycine cleavage system protein GcvH, which translates to MRVNDFEVPAELLYSENHVWVKMEGDLMRLGITDYAQKQLEEILYIELPNKGELIEKGDTIALIESVKTVIGVLSPLDCEVIEVNESLREEPELMNLSPYGEGWIVVVRALKYDQAEELMDAESYAILIKQELKPALFQY; encoded by the coding sequence ATGAGAGTAAATGACTTTGAAGTACCAGCTGAACTATTGTACTCTGAGAACCATGTGTGGGTAAAGATGGAGGGGGACCTCATGAGACTTGGCATAACAGACTATGCTCAAAAACAGCTTGAAGAAATCCTCTACATCGAGCTTCCAAATAAGGGTGAGCTTATTGAGAAGGGTGATACCATAGCTTTAATAGAATCAGTGAAAACAGTGATAGGCGTGCTATCGCCATTGGACTGTGAAGTTATTGAAGTAAATGAGAGTCTCCGTGAGGAACCAGAGTTAATGAACTTAAGTCCTTATGGTGAAGGGTGGATAGTGGTTGTTAGAGCATTAAAATATGATCAAGCAGAAGAGCTCATGGATGCAGAAAGTTACGCTATCTTAATAAAGCAAGAGCTTAAACCAGCTCTATTTCAATATTAA
- the serB gene encoding phosphoserine phosphatase SerB, translating to MGDGLIVTVVGYDESAMITEVTSTIKKLGGNITSIKTSIISDFLIMNLAVDVSKTTCNRNEFIERVKESALRVGVGVSIEDEGSFSRKKRLVAFDMDGTILDVEAIDEIAKYAGVQDKVSELTRKAMNGEINFEEALRERVRLLRGLPVKVIEEVVEGLPTVKGAKEVIRTLKSMNLITVLVTGGFDVVAKKLAERLGFDYWFANKLGVENDKLNGEVEVVVSGGESKLRILRDLAKAHGISLKECIAVGDGANDLEVLENVGLGIGFKPKPIVGRKVKAVINISDMNAILALIATDKLKEEGREA from the coding sequence ATGGGTGACGGCTTAATCGTGACGGTCGTTGGTTACGACGAGTCGGCGATGATAACTGAAGTAACGAGTACCATAAAAAAGCTTGGTGGAAACATAACCTCAATCAAGACATCAATTATCTCAGACTTTCTCATTATGAATCTAGCTGTTGACGTGAGTAAAACAACGTGCAATAGAAATGAGTTCATCGAGAGAGTAAAGGAGAGTGCTCTTCGAGTAGGTGTCGGGGTGTCAATTGAAGATGAAGGGTCCTTCTCGAGAAAAAAGAGGCTTGTAGCTTTTGACATGGACGGGACAATACTCGATGTAGAAGCGATAGATGAGATAGCTAAGTACGCTGGAGTTCAAGACAAAGTTAGTGAGCTAACGCGGAAGGCCATGAATGGAGAGATAAACTTTGAAGAGGCGTTGAGGGAGCGTGTAAGACTATTGAGGGGGTTGCCAGTTAAAGTCATTGAAGAGGTAGTTGAGGGGCTACCAACGGTTAAAGGGGCAAAAGAAGTCATTAGAACATTGAAGAGCATGAATTTAATTACGGTCTTAGTAACGGGAGGGTTTGATGTGGTGGCAAAGAAGTTAGCAGAGAGACTAGGGTTTGATTATTGGTTTGCAAATAAGCTTGGTGTTGAAAACGATAAGCTTAACGGTGAAGTAGAAGTCGTAGTGTCTGGTGGTGAGTCAAAGCTGAGAATTTTAAGGGACCTAGCTAAAGCTCATGGGATAAGCCTCAAAGAATGTATAGCTGTCGGTGACGGGGCAAACGACCTTGAGGTTTTGGAGAATGTGGGTTTGGGCATAGGGTTTAAACCCAAACCCATAGTCGGACGTAAAGTTAAGGCAGTAATAAATATAAGTGACATGAATGCCATACTTGCCTTAATAGCTACTGATAAGCTTAAGGAAGAGGGTCGTGAAGCATGA
- the rpsJ gene encoding 30S ribosomal protein S10, producing the protein MARKARIRLSSPNLEDLQRICEEIKAISQKTGVRIRGPIPLPTKRLVVTTRKAPSGQGSHTFDHWEMKIHKRLIDMDAEDRALKSLMRVRVPDTVNIEIELV; encoded by the coding sequence ATGGCGAGGAAAGCGAGGATTAGGCTTTCAAGCCCTAACTTAGAGGATCTTCAAAGGATATGTGAAGAGATAAAAGCCATCTCACAGAAGACGGGTGTTAGAATTAGAGGGCCCATACCGCTGCCAACAAAGAGACTTGTGGTAACAACTAGGAAAGCCCCATCAGGACAAGGATCACATACATTTGATCATTGGGAAATGAAGATACATAAAAGACTTATAGATATGGACGCTGAAGATAGAGCGCTAAAGTCATTAATGAGGGTTAGAGTACCTGATACCGTTAATATTGAAATAGAGCTGGTTTAA
- a CDS encoding CDC48 family AAA ATPase: MTGKPSSPSITLRVAEAKARDVGRGIARIDPAIMDQYKINTGDVIEIIGKKKTVAICWPGYSEDHGKGIVRIDGYIRKSAGVSIDDKVTIRLANVKKAEKIVLAPTEPLRIVGGEEYIKHLLEGRAITRGDYVPVGIMGRTVDFMVTSIHPMADAVIVTSDTQIVISEKVEEKPREIPRVTYEDIGGLKDVIMKVREMVELPLRHPELFERLGIEPPKGVLLHGPPGCGKTLLAKAVANETNAHFISINGPEIMSKFYGESEQRLREIFEEAKKNAPSIIFIDEIDAIAPKREEVTGEVEKRVVAQLLTLMDGLESRGKVVVIGATNRPNAVDPALRRPGRFDREIEIGVPDKQGRLEILQIHTRNMPLAKDVDLNKLAEVTHGFVGADLAALCKEAAMRALRRVLPEIDLEAESIPAEVLNKIEVTMQDFLDALKEIEPSALREVLVEVPNVKWSDIGGLEEAKQALKEAVEWPLKYPEVFERANVKPPRGILLYGPPGTGKTLLAKAVANESEANFISVKGPEIFSKWVGESEKAIREIFRKARQASPCVVFLDELDSIAPRRESGIGDSRVTERVVSQLLTEMDGLEELRGVVVIAATNRPDIVDPALLRPGRFDRLIYIPTPDAKAREEIFKIHLRGKPLSEDVNVSKLVNVTEGYTGADIAALCNTATMIAIRDFLSKYPDPEEAKKHTSELKVTMAHFEEALKKIKPMSRAEYELYMKDIENFRSKISTYHA, translated from the coding sequence ATGACGGGAAAACCATCAAGTCCATCTATAACGCTAAGAGTTGCAGAGGCTAAAGCCCGTGATGTTGGAAGAGGGATAGCTAGGATAGACCCAGCGATCATGGATCAATACAAGATAAACACGGGCGACGTTATAGAGATTATCGGCAAGAAGAAGACTGTAGCCATATGCTGGCCAGGCTATTCAGAGGATCACGGTAAAGGCATTGTAAGAATAGACGGTTACATAAGGAAGAGCGCGGGTGTCAGCATAGATGACAAGGTGACTATAAGACTTGCTAACGTGAAGAAAGCTGAGAAGATAGTCTTAGCACCAACCGAGCCCCTAAGAATAGTTGGAGGCGAAGAGTACATAAAGCACCTCCTTGAAGGCAGAGCAATCACAAGAGGGGACTATGTGCCAGTGGGCATCATGGGTAGGACTGTGGACTTCATGGTTACATCAATACACCCAATGGCAGATGCTGTCATAGTAACATCTGATACTCAAATAGTAATAAGTGAGAAGGTGGAAGAGAAACCAAGAGAAATACCAAGAGTAACCTACGAGGACATAGGGGGCTTAAAAGACGTCATAATGAAGGTTAGAGAGATGGTTGAGCTACCTTTAAGGCACCCGGAACTCTTCGAAAGACTTGGCATCGAGCCTCCTAAGGGCGTTCTGCTTCATGGCCCTCCCGGATGTGGAAAAACATTACTAGCTAAAGCAGTGGCAAATGAGACAAATGCACACTTCATAAGCATCAATGGTCCTGAGATTATGAGTAAGTTTTATGGTGAGAGTGAGCAGAGATTGAGAGAGATTTTTGAGGAAGCTAAGAAGAATGCTCCATCAATAATATTCATAGATGAAATAGATGCTATAGCACCAAAAAGAGAAGAAGTAACAGGAGAAGTAGAGAAGAGAGTAGTTGCTCAATTACTAACTTTAATGGATGGATTAGAAAGTCGCGGTAAAGTAGTGGTAATTGGTGCTACTAATAGGCCTAATGCTGTTGATCCTGCTTTGAGGAGACCTGGTAGGTTTGATAGGGAGATTGAGATTGGTGTTCCAGATAAGCAGGGTAGACTTGAGATACTACAGATACATACTAGAAATATGCCCTTAGCGAAGGATGTAGATCTAAATAAGTTAGCTGAAGTAACACATGGATTCGTAGGAGCAGATTTAGCAGCACTATGCAAAGAAGCGGCCATGAGGGCTCTAAGGAGAGTACTACCGGAAATAGATCTTGAGGCTGAGAGTATACCAGCTGAAGTCCTTAACAAGATTGAGGTAACAATGCAAGACTTTCTTGACGCCTTGAAGGAAATAGAGCCATCAGCCTTGAGAGAGGTCTTAGTTGAGGTGCCCAATGTTAAGTGGAGCGATATAGGTGGATTAGAGGAAGCCAAGCAAGCACTGAAGGAAGCCGTAGAGTGGCCATTAAAGTACCCTGAAGTATTTGAAAGGGCTAACGTTAAACCCCCAAGAGGCATATTACTCTATGGACCGCCTGGAACTGGAAAGACACTACTAGCTAAGGCTGTAGCAAATGAAAGTGAAGCTAACTTCATAAGTGTTAAGGGTCCTGAAATATTTAGTAAATGGGTTGGTGAAAGTGAAAAAGCAATAAGAGAAATCTTTAGAAAAGCAAGACAAGCATCTCCTTGCGTTGTGTTCTTAGATGAATTAGACTCTATAGCACCAAGGAGAGAAAGTGGCATAGGAGATTCTCGTGTAACAGAAAGAGTTGTGAGCCAGCTTTTAACAGAGATGGACGGTCTAGAAGAACTTAGAGGGGTAGTGGTCATTGCTGCCACCAATAGACCCGATATAGTAGATCCAGCCCTTCTAAGGCCTGGCAGGTTTGACAGACTGATTTACATACCAACACCAGATGCTAAAGCGAGGGAGGAGATATTTAAGATACACCTGAGAGGTAAACCGCTAAGCGAGGATGTTAATGTATCGAAGCTAGTTAATGTGACTGAGGGATACACCGGGGCTGATATAGCAGCTCTTTGTAACACAGCAACAATGATTGCCATCCGTGACTTTCTCAGCAAATATCCAGATCCTGAGGAAGCTAAGAAGCATACGTCAGAACTCAAGGTAACAATGGCCCACTTTGAGGAAGCATTAAAGAAAATTAAACCAATGTCGAGGGCAGAGTACGAATTATACATGAAGGATATCGAAAACTTCAGAAGCAAGATATCCACGTACCATGCTTAA
- a CDS encoding 50S ribosomal protein L18, whose translation MVKRRVIKRVPLKRRRKGLTNYRIRRKILLSKKPILVVRKTCTQIIVQVVKPEVKGDLVLAQATGKELRDKFGWPASGKNAPAAYLTGYLAALRALKAGIKEAILYIGLHRAVKGSNIFAALKGVLDAGLKVPHSPEVLPPEERIRGLHIMEYAKLLKDKNSKEFERQFSAYLRSNFDPEKTPEKFEETKKRIEQSINLQSAEVGSS comes from the coding sequence TTGGTTAAGAGGAGGGTTATAAAGAGAGTTCCCCTCAAGAGGAGGAGGAAGGGTTTAACAAACTATAGAATAAGGAGAAAAATCCTACTTTCAAAGAAGCCTATTTTAGTTGTGAGAAAGACATGCACTCAAATTATAGTACAAGTAGTGAAACCTGAAGTTAAAGGCGATTTAGTTTTAGCTCAAGCAACGGGCAAGGAGTTAAGGGACAAGTTTGGATGGCCAGCTTCAGGTAAGAATGCACCTGCAGCTTACCTTACTGGATATCTTGCAGCCCTAAGGGCATTAAAGGCTGGCATTAAAGAGGCTATACTCTACATAGGTCTTCATAGAGCCGTGAAAGGTTCTAACATTTTCGCGGCACTGAAGGGAGTACTTGATGCTGGCCTCAAAGTCCCTCATAGCCCTGAAGTTCTCCCACCAGAGGAGAGGATCAGGGGGCTGCACATTATGGAGTACGCTAAGCTACTAAAGGATAAGAACTCTAAGGAGTTTGAGAGACAATTCTCAGCCTACTTAAGGTCAAATTTTGATCCCGAGAAGACGCCTGAGAAATTCGAGGAAACTAAGAAGCGGATAGAGCAGTCAATTAATTTGCAAAGTGCTGAAGTAGGCTCTTCTTAA
- a CDS encoding Hsp20/alpha crystallin family protein codes for MWWRPRRFSRIFDEIERTFEEIDDMIDRMFQTFSRASKEAGRVTIEGPYYYGFSITIGPDGKPVIQEFGNVRPSRWGVERSDVRRPYVETIIDDKAGELKVIAELPGVDKDSIKVSSTDVSVTIKAEHGDRKYYADVKLPAKVDPSSAKASYRNGVLEVTFKLKERVEEKGYEIKVD; via the coding sequence ATGTGGTGGAGACCTAGGAGATTTTCAAGGATCTTCGATGAGATTGAGAGAACCTTCGAAGAGATAGATGACATGATAGATAGAATGTTTCAGACATTCTCAAGAGCAAGCAAAGAGGCAGGAAGGGTAACCATTGAGGGACCCTACTACTACGGCTTCAGTATTACGATAGGCCCTGATGGCAAGCCAGTAATTCAAGAATTTGGTAATGTAAGGCCATCTCGGTGGGGCGTTGAGCGAAGTGACGTCAGGAGACCATATGTTGAAACCATTATAGACGACAAGGCAGGTGAACTTAAAGTAATAGCTGAACTTCCAGGAGTTGACAAGGACTCTATTAAGGTAAGTTCAACCGACGTTTCTGTAACCATAAAAGCCGAACATGGTGACAGAAAGTATTACGCTGATGTTAAGCTACCGGCAAAAGTTGACCCCTCATCAGCCAAAGCAAGTTACAGAAATGGTGTGCTAGAAGTAACATTCAAGTTGAAAGAAAGAGTAGAAGAGAAAGGTTACGAGATTAAAGTTGATTAA
- a CDS encoding CDP-2,3-bis-(O-geranylgeranyl)-sn-glycerol synthase yields the protein MDLLHAIELTISAIFFVLPAYIANATPLVLAKFIPKRRPMDLGKYWIDGKRILGDNKSIEGFIAGVFAGLVTGFLLHTPLKGFLMGLGAMVGDALGSFIKRRLNIKQGESAPILDQFSFILVALLFSSSAGYIPRVEQLIIILIATPILHVSSNYVAYLLKMKSRPL from the coding sequence ATGGACCTGCTGCATGCTATTGAGCTTACTATTAGTGCTATATTTTTTGTGTTACCAGCGTACATAGCCAATGCTACTCCATTAGTCTTAGCCAAGTTTATACCTAAAAGAAGGCCCATGGATCTAGGCAAATATTGGATTGACGGTAAAAGAATCCTTGGCGATAACAAGTCTATAGAAGGTTTCATTGCCGGGGTTTTTGCAGGACTTGTTACGGGCTTTCTCCTTCATACTCCACTTAAGGGCTTCTTAATGGGGCTTGGCGCTATGGTTGGAGATGCTTTAGGCTCCTTCATAAAACGTAGATTAAACATCAAGCAAGGAGAGTCAGCACCCATTCTCGACCAGTTTTCATTCATACTGGTAGCTCTTCTCTTTAGCAGCTCAGCGGGTTATATCCCTCGAGTAGAGCAGCTCATAATAATATTGATAGCAACTCCTATACTCCACGTTTCAAGCAATTATGTGGCATACTTATTGAAAATGAAGTCAAGACCTCTTTGA
- a CDS encoding Clp1/GlmU family protein — protein MKRFREGRGTVIKIEGPASMQVLDGAISVLGSLMRPKEKLVVPKYKSVTVEFVEDSTVELRLGNDARVERLNEVTVPSEWGAAAQVIVSHASRPIKCIVMGDVDSGKTIFCTYLANYALNRGFRVGIIDKDPGQTEISVPTTIGLGIVNKPVYSLEQVEAVATRFIGSTSPANVVQRVIVATRQLYEEALSRGCDLIVINTSGWISGQGARELKYNLVSAIHPQYAVLIQRANEVEHLIKPFEKSDINIIRIQPLPHIKPKTKEERKARRESMYRNYFSEAKVRKINLSSVRLMFTLFTTGARLNEEELKKYGETWSIDLLYGEESKDSLFLVSKEPIPNRVKVVEEAKKIYGKEDVVVTWPGEERGLIVGLLAPDLSYLGLGLIREIDYVKRVMEILTPVEGIIGIIQVGLVRLDEDFREVAKYQRTPL, from the coding sequence ATGAAAAGGTTTAGAGAAGGGAGGGGGACTGTCATTAAGATAGAAGGTCCTGCAAGCATGCAGGTGCTCGATGGGGCAATTTCCGTTTTAGGGTCCCTAATGAGGCCTAAGGAGAAATTAGTAGTACCTAAGTATAAGTCAGTGACTGTAGAGTTTGTTGAGGATTCTACAGTAGAGCTGCGACTAGGTAATGATGCTAGAGTAGAGAGGCTAAATGAGGTTACAGTACCATCAGAGTGGGGAGCTGCAGCGCAAGTCATCGTATCTCATGCATCAAGGCCCATTAAGTGTATAGTGATGGGTGACGTTGATAGCGGTAAGACAATCTTTTGCACATACTTAGCGAACTATGCCCTTAATCGTGGATTTAGGGTTGGGATCATAGATAAAGATCCTGGTCAAACAGAGATTTCAGTTCCAACAACCATAGGCCTAGGGATCGTGAACAAACCCGTATACTCCCTTGAACAGGTAGAGGCTGTAGCGACTAGGTTCATAGGCTCAACATCGCCCGCTAACGTAGTACAAAGAGTAATAGTAGCAACAAGACAACTCTACGAGGAGGCCCTAAGTAGGGGTTGTGATTTAATAGTAATTAACACAAGCGGCTGGATTAGTGGGCAAGGGGCTCGTGAGCTTAAATATAATCTCGTCAGCGCTATACATCCTCAATACGCAGTCTTAATACAGAGAGCTAACGAAGTTGAGCATCTTATTAAACCTTTTGAGAAAAGTGACATTAACATAATAAGAATTCAACCTTTACCTCACATAAAGCCAAAGACTAAAGAGGAGAGAAAGGCTAGGAGGGAGTCGATGTATAGGAACTATTTCTCTGAGGCAAAGGTTAGGAAGATCAATTTAAGCAGCGTAAGGCTCATGTTCACGCTCTTTACCACCGGTGCTAGATTAAATGAGGAGGAGCTTAAGAAATACGGTGAGACATGGTCCATTGATCTACTGTATGGAGAGGAGAGCAAGGATTCTCTATTCCTCGTTAGCAAAGAGCCTATTCCAAACAGGGTTAAGGTGGTGGAGGAGGCTAAGAAAATTTATGGTAAGGAGGACGTGGTAGTAACGTGGCCAGGTGAAGAAAGGGGACTTATAGTTGGTCTTTTAGCTCCAGATCTATCATACCTTGGGCTAGGCTTAATAAGAGAAATAGACTACGTTAAGAGGGTGATGGAGATACTCACGCCAGTTGAGGGCATCATAGGCATAATTCAGGTCGGGCTTGTAAGATTAGATGAAGACTTTAGAGAAGTAGCCAAATATCAGAGGACCCCCCTATGA